Proteins from a single region of Bradyrhizobium diazoefficiens:
- the ftsZ gene encoding cell division protein FtsZ yields MTDISDIREMKARIIVFGVGGAGGNAVNNMIAAGLEGVDFVVANTDAQALTMSKAKRLIQLGTKVTEGLGAGSNSKVGCAAAEEAIHAIRDHLAGANMVFVTAGMGGGTGTGAAPVIARIARELGILTVGVVSKPFHFEGQRRMRVAEAGIAELLNAVDTLLIIPNQNLLRVANEKTTFNNAFAIADQVLYSGVACISDLIVKEGLINLDFADVLSVMREKGKAMMGGGEASGEKRVLTAAMAAISNPLIEAPSIKRASGLIISITGGKDLTLFEVDEAASRIREGADPDANVIVGATFDERLEGLVRVSVVATGIDNLDSANKSIAGTSTFQLPNDSKSQFDAAMSNPTRVRQAVQA; encoded by the coding sequence GTGACCGACATCAGCGACATTCGCGAGATGAAAGCGCGCATTATTGTGTTTGGAGTCGGTGGCGCCGGAGGCAATGCCGTCAACAACATGATCGCGGCCGGGCTGGAAGGCGTCGACTTCGTCGTCGCCAATACCGACGCACAAGCGCTCACCATGTCCAAGGCCAAGCGCCTCATCCAGTTGGGCACAAAGGTGACCGAAGGGCTTGGCGCCGGCTCGAACTCCAAAGTAGGATGCGCCGCGGCCGAAGAGGCAATTCATGCGATCCGGGATCATTTAGCCGGCGCAAACATGGTGTTCGTTACCGCTGGCATGGGCGGCGGTACGGGAACTGGGGCGGCTCCTGTTATAGCGAGGATCGCGCGTGAACTTGGCATTCTCACCGTCGGCGTCGTCAGCAAGCCCTTCCACTTCGAGGGCCAGCGCCGTATGCGCGTTGCTGAAGCGGGCATTGCGGAACTGCTGAACGCGGTTGACACCCTGCTGATCATCCCAAACCAGAATCTGCTCCGAGTGGCCAACGAGAAGACCACATTCAACAATGCCTTCGCCATCGCCGATCAAGTGCTCTATTCGGGGGTGGCCTGCATCAGCGACCTTATAGTCAAAGAAGGTCTGATCAATCTCGATTTTGCCGACGTTCTCTCCGTCATGCGCGAGAAGGGCAAAGCCATGATGGGCGGGGGTGAGGCTTCTGGCGAGAAGCGCGTGCTCACCGCCGCTATGGCCGCGATCTCCAATCCATTGATCGAGGCCCCCTCGATCAAGCGCGCCAGTGGCCTCATAATCTCGATCACCGGCGGCAAGGACCTGACGTTATTCGAGGTCGACGAAGCTGCTAGCCGCATTCGCGAAGGGGCCGACCCGGACGCCAACGTCATCGTCGGCGCGACTTTCGATGAACGCCTGGAGGGTCTCGTCCGTGTCTCGGTAGTGGCGACTGGCATCGATAATCTGGACTCGGCGAATAAGTCCATTGCTGGGACAAGCACCTTCCAGCTACCAAATGATTCGAAATCGCAGTTCGATGCAGCAATGTCGAACCCAACGAGAGTGCGGCAAGCGGTTCAGGCTTGA
- a CDS encoding antitoxin Xre/MbcA/ParS toxin-binding domain-containing protein — translation MSIVEIVARKLGGRSVLGGVIRSQADLALAVRKRLPLTALHGLAKAGLSDQEIELFVIPQRTRRHRAEKKQPLTVEESDRAVRLLRVQTLAEETFGNANKANIWLRRSLAELHGETPLAVAQTETGARVVETILGKIAWGAAA, via the coding sequence GTGTCCATTGTCGAAATCGTAGCAAGGAAGCTGGGTGGACGCTCGGTCCTCGGAGGGGTCATACGCTCGCAGGCGGACCTCGCCCTGGCGGTACGAAAGCGGCTTCCCCTGACCGCGCTGCATGGGCTGGCGAAGGCGGGACTTAGCGATCAGGAAATCGAATTGTTCGTCATTCCGCAACGAACGCGCCGGCATCGCGCGGAGAAAAAGCAACCGCTCACCGTAGAAGAATCCGACCGGGCCGTGCGATTGCTGCGGGTGCAGACACTTGCCGAGGAGACCTTCGGCAACGCCAACAAGGCCAATATATGGCTCCGGCGTTCGTTAGCAGAACTTCATGGCGAGACGCCGTTGGCGGTGGCACAAACCGAAACTGGCGCCCGCGTGGTCGAAACCATACTCGGCAAGATCGCATGGGGCGCCGCCGCCTGA
- a CDS encoding DUF2285 domain-containing protein → MKEPPVDPDVADVAPNETALTAYDEQHVVTYIRLLQAQGEGADWREVARIVLHIDPEREPDRARNAYQSHLARAKWVTEQGRLLRGTGLRS, encoded by the coding sequence ATGAAAGAACCGCCAGTAGATCCCGATGTCGCCGATGTGGCGCCGAACGAGACAGCGCTGACAGCCTATGACGAACAGCATGTCGTCACGTACATTCGCCTTCTGCAGGCGCAGGGTGAGGGGGCGGACTGGCGGGAAGTAGCTCGAATCGTCTTGCATATCGATCCGGAGCGGGAGCCGGACCGTGCGCGCAACGCATACCAAAGTCATCTTGCGCGCGCCAAATGGGTGACCGAGCAGGGACGCCTCTTACGAGGCACCGGATTGAGATCGTAA
- a CDS encoding DUF736 domain-containing protein, with product MATIGSFKKVGSDFQGEIVTLSLQTKGVRIVPEANRTNENAPSHRVFVGRAEIGAAWSKRSEEGRDYLSLKLDDPSFNAPIYANLFSDEDGDGFSLIWSRPRKNGD from the coding sequence ATGGCTACCATCGGTTCTTTCAAGAAGGTCGGCAGCGACTTCCAGGGCGAGATCGTCACCCTCAGCCTCCAGACCAAGGGCGTCCGCATCGTGCCCGAGGCCAACCGCACCAACGAAAACGCCCCGAGCCACCGCGTCTTCGTCGGCCGGGCCGAGATCGGGGCCGCCTGGTCGAAGCGCTCCGAAGAGGGCCGCGACTATCTCTCGCTCAAGCTCGACGACCCCTCGTTCAACGCACCGATCTACGCGAACCTGTTCAGCGACGAGGACGGCGACGGCTTCAGCCTGATCTGGTCCCGGCCCCGCAAGAACGGCGACTGA
- a CDS encoding coproporphyrinogen-III oxidase family protein: MSVSNFDCSPGVRGTGQKLCASPLGGGEFAQRFRFRHIWELAQRFSRNPSAPRLKHPWVPLRDRRTMFASAASSDYRRRTNSGAIVPCLHANAQGVQKVLAPSYSEALEFAIDRSYDINIDMLRSRNLHLDTFNDYLVGTYPPLKAMGDFTPEKLLNRIASSIDLYFHIPFCHQNCTFCHFGKEINPPSGRIERYLAALEKEMSWSDNALAGRTVETAFIGGGTPSLLTNDQIKTLFGMMRQHFDLSKSEVSFELHPSLGKHADAADRVSSLLAGGVNRLVLGVQTLDPSILRILNRGHGVDEVMQTVKLLNDMGVENLSLDLMYGLPQQTLRSWYDSLVGLVGMGIEKFNVFPLMFKSTDPIARHLANGRYQFAGAKERIIMHFMAEHILTSLGYRHGPIFYWTRRSQPHSVQQARKYDSWNDNNLVPFGVSGFGYMSECQFYNEVDLDCYLDRVEAGEKPVWKGAVLSRDDLMRRTVIFALRSSGVLLSRFKQEFGVALEEYFAHELKVLDEAGLICISNDGLLSLTASGIVNSGAVSLRFFSASVLEQVAYNDSRIKDKRTDPLEKHDYSPAARYGSSAEMKAVFQ; this comes from the coding sequence ATGTCCGTTTCGAACTTCGATTGCTCCCCAGGGGTGAGGGGGACCGGACAGAAGTTGTGCGCGAGCCCGCTGGGCGGGGGCGAGTTCGCCCAGCGATTCCGCTTTCGTCACATCTGGGAGCTCGCGCAGCGCTTTTCGAGGAATCCTTCAGCGCCGCGCTTGAAGCATCCTTGGGTGCCGCTTCGCGACAGACGAACAATGTTCGCCTCGGCTGCGAGTTCTGATTATCGTCGTCGAACGAACTCAGGCGCCATCGTGCCCTGCCTGCACGCAAACGCTCAAGGAGTCCAAAAAGTGCTCGCGCCAAGCTATTCCGAAGCCCTGGAGTTCGCGATCGATCGGTCGTACGACATCAACATTGACATGTTGAGGTCGCGAAATCTGCACCTGGATACGTTTAACGATTATCTCGTCGGTACCTATCCGCCCCTTAAGGCAATGGGGGACTTCACTCCCGAAAAGTTGTTGAATCGGATTGCGTCGTCAATTGATCTGTATTTCCACATTCCCTTCTGTCATCAAAATTGCACATTCTGCCACTTCGGCAAGGAGATCAATCCGCCTTCCGGGCGCATCGAACGCTATTTAGCGGCTCTCGAGAAGGAGATGAGTTGGTCGGACAATGCGCTTGCCGGCAGAACCGTTGAGACGGCCTTCATTGGAGGCGGCACCCCTTCACTTTTGACGAACGATCAAATCAAAACGCTGTTTGGTATGATGAGGCAGCACTTTGATCTATCCAAGTCCGAGGTGAGTTTCGAATTGCATCCCTCTCTTGGGAAGCACGCGGATGCGGCAGATCGCGTATCGAGCTTACTGGCAGGCGGCGTAAATCGCTTGGTTCTCGGTGTTCAAACTCTAGATCCAAGTATCCTGCGCATCCTAAACCGCGGGCACGGTGTAGATGAGGTGATGCAGACCGTAAAATTGCTGAACGACATGGGCGTTGAGAATCTGTCGCTTGATCTCATGTACGGATTGCCGCAGCAAACGCTCAGAAGCTGGTACGACTCCCTCGTCGGCCTTGTGGGCATGGGAATAGAGAAGTTCAACGTATTCCCATTGATGTTTAAATCAACGGACCCCATAGCCCGCCATTTGGCTAACGGCCGATATCAATTCGCCGGGGCTAAGGAGCGCATCATCATGCATTTCATGGCGGAGCATATCCTGACGAGCCTCGGCTATCGCCATGGGCCGATTTTCTATTGGACGAGGAGGTCGCAGCCGCACTCCGTCCAACAGGCCCGCAAATACGATTCCTGGAACGACAATAACCTGGTCCCGTTTGGGGTGAGCGGATTTGGTTACATGAGCGAGTGCCAGTTCTACAACGAGGTCGATTTGGATTGCTACTTGGACAGGGTTGAGGCCGGCGAAAAACCGGTGTGGAAGGGTGCCGTCCTGTCGCGAGACGATCTCATGCGCAGAACGGTGATATTCGCCTTGCGCAGCAGCGGCGTGTTGCTCTCCCGTTTCAAGCAGGAATTTGGGGTAGCCCTCGAGGAATACTTTGCTCACGAGCTTAAAGTCTTGGATGAAGCAGGACTCATCTGCATTTCAAATGATGGCCTGCTTTCGCTAACTGCTTCCGGCATTGTCAATTCGGGCGCAGTGTCGTTGCGGTTTTTCTCGGCCAGTGTGCTGGAGCAGGTCGCGTACAATGACAGCAGGATAAAGGACAAACGAACCGATCCTCTCGAAAAGCACGACTACTCGCCGGCTGCAAGATACGGGTCAAGCGCCGAGATGAAGGCTGTTTTTCAGTGA
- a CDS encoding RES family NAD+ phosphorylase: MGRRRLMLLWRLSGIQHAKMFDGGYGLLFDGRWNTVGRPVTYCSTSPALCVLEKLVHIEDPALMPALMMVRYDGPDDLGVETLGLSDLPADWRRQEVWTQQRGDQWHASLATPLLRVPSAILPVDQSPDVNILINHTHKDAARISVISVEPFVLDPRLL, translated from the coding sequence ATGGGGCGCCGCCGCCTGATGCTGCTTTGGCGTTTGTCGGGCATACAGCATGCCAAGATGTTCGATGGTGGCTATGGCCTGCTTTTTGACGGACGCTGGAATACGGTCGGACGGCCTGTCACCTACTGCAGCACGTCGCCTGCGCTGTGCGTATTGGAAAAACTGGTCCATATCGAGGACCCAGCGCTCATGCCCGCGCTTATGATGGTGCGCTACGATGGGCCAGATGATCTTGGCGTCGAGACCCTGGGCTTAAGCGATCTGCCCGCCGATTGGCGGCGGCAGGAAGTTTGGACTCAGCAACGAGGTGATCAATGGCACGCCTCGCTCGCGACACCCCTCCTCCGGGTTCCCTCTGCCATCCTCCCTGTAGATCAGTCCCCCGACGTCAACATCCTGATCAATCACACTCACAAGGACGCGGCGCGGATATCCGTGATCTCTGTAGAGCCATTCGTTCTTGACCCACGTCTGTTGTGA
- a CDS encoding GNAT family N-acetyltransferase, with translation MFQDEVVVRRFESADTDDVWHLHRTASEDVGVCGPEGGWEDDLRNIGKVYIASGGDFIVAHIGSRLVAMGGLRPIDDDVAELKRMRVDPALQRRGLGKRILGALEARAVVLQFKSIVLDTTTIQIGAQRLYESSGYVRRKQGMRHGYAVIFYDKRLTGQDDPSG, from the coding sequence ATGTTCCAGGACGAAGTGGTCGTTCGTCGCTTCGAATCAGCCGATACCGATGACGTGTGGCATCTGCATAGAACCGCATCGGAGGATGTTGGTGTGTGTGGCCCGGAAGGTGGATGGGAGGATGATTTACGCAATATCGGGAAGGTCTACATTGCATCAGGCGGTGACTTCATAGTGGCGCATATTGGTTCCCGTCTCGTTGCCATGGGCGGGCTGAGACCCATCGATGATGACGTCGCAGAGTTGAAGCGTATGCGGGTTGATCCCGCGCTTCAGCGACGGGGACTTGGAAAAAGGATACTCGGCGCATTGGAGGCGCGAGCCGTTGTGCTGCAATTCAAGTCGATCGTGCTCGACACGACAACGATCCAAATCGGGGCGCAAAGACTTTATGAGAGCTCTGGCTATGTTCGACGCAAGCAAGGGATGCGACACGGATATGCGGTGATCTTTTACGACAAGCGGCTCACAGGCCAGGATGATCCTTCCGGATGA
- a CDS encoding DUF2493 domain-containing protein — MTEHDDKQFEPPHGSSPTDHILNELQLYGHRPFHDEPDPRPLPDAKAITGAIADIFDALVASLSDTRLEPDLEDLLWSTVNLFHRATGRIERELDDNEKAQQKSQREQNGSEVRSVELERLTAEGVTLIERRNAMELFRDLATDQFELHTGSPWRPRSGSLVNHRTLTSAMIDSRDFLAAKRRADTEALLPAGPKIALTGGLDCNDVSLIWGRLDKVHAKHPDMVLLHGGSPKGAELIAAKWATSRKVPQIAFKPDWTKHGKAAPFKRNDAMLAVLPIGLMHFPGTGIQDNLADKARKLGIPVWKFGGA, encoded by the coding sequence ATGACCGAACACGACGACAAGCAGTTCGAACCGCCGCACGGCTCATCACCGACCGATCATATCCTCAACGAGCTTCAGCTCTATGGCCATCGCCCCTTTCACGACGAGCCTGACCCACGGCCGCTTCCCGACGCCAAGGCCATCACAGGCGCGATCGCCGACATCTTTGATGCGCTCGTGGCGAGCCTGAGCGACACACGGCTTGAACCCGACCTCGAAGATCTCCTCTGGTCGACCGTCAATCTGTTCCATCGCGCCACGGGCCGCATCGAGCGCGAACTCGACGACAACGAAAAAGCGCAGCAAAAGAGCCAGCGCGAACAGAATGGATCGGAGGTGCGATCCGTCGAACTGGAAAGGCTCACCGCCGAAGGCGTCACATTGATCGAACGCCGCAATGCCATGGAGCTGTTCCGCGATCTGGCGACTGATCAATTCGAGCTTCATACCGGCTCGCCCTGGCGCCCCCGTTCCGGGTCACTCGTCAATCATCGCACGCTCACCTCTGCGATGATCGATAGCCGCGATTTCCTGGCCGCCAAACGTCGCGCGGACACCGAGGCGTTGCTGCCGGCGGGACCCAAGATCGCGCTCACTGGTGGGCTCGATTGTAATGACGTCTCCCTGATCTGGGGCCGCCTCGACAAGGTCCACGCCAAGCACCCGGACATGGTGCTGCTGCACGGTGGCTCGCCGAAGGGCGCCGAGCTGATCGCCGCCAAATGGGCGACGAGCCGCAAGGTTCCTCAGATCGCCTTCAAGCCGGACTGGACCAAGCACGGCAAGGCAGCTCCGTTCAAGCGTAACGACGCCATGCTTGCAGTGCTGCCGATCGGTCTCATGCACTTTCCGGGCACCGGGATACAGGACAACCTTGCCGACAAGGCCAGGAAGCTCGGCATTCCCGTCTGGAAGTTCGGCGGCGCGTAA
- a CDS encoding acyl-CoA dehydrogenase family protein: MVAKCFGGEERTPAEFCRVIERISAADGSAGWVASFGGAACYLAALPIETLRKIYANGPDVVYAGGLFPLQPAQRGTDGFIVNGVWPFGSGSPGADLIGVGITVEGDATVALPRVAVMPADKVTIRSNWDVIGLQGTGSHELVVRDVIVPEEWTLIRGGPASLDAAIYRYPSVAFAAQVLAIVGIGIARSALDDVIAMAGSGPSITRAPAMAERGYIQLEIARAEAMLRSARSFFYEATEELWNEALNGPANPTTVMLMRLAATNAARCSAEVAKIACGLAGARSVYATHNLARAMCDSFVVAQHAFFSEGTLQSAGRLLLGLPAQPVFP; this comes from the coding sequence ATGGTCGCCAAGTGTTTCGGCGGCGAGGAGCGAACGCCGGCGGAGTTTTGCCGCGTGATCGAGCGCATTTCCGCGGCGGACGGCTCCGCAGGTTGGGTGGCAAGCTTCGGCGGTGCGGCTTGCTATCTCGCCGCGCTCCCCATTGAGACGCTTCGCAAGATATATGCGAATGGACCCGACGTGGTCTACGCAGGCGGGCTTTTCCCGCTGCAGCCGGCCCAGCGCGGCACCGACGGCTTTATCGTCAACGGGGTGTGGCCGTTCGGCAGCGGATCGCCCGGCGCGGACCTGATCGGGGTCGGCATCACGGTGGAAGGCGACGCAACGGTGGCCCTTCCGCGTGTTGCCGTGATGCCGGCTGACAAAGTGACAATCCGCTCCAATTGGGACGTGATCGGACTGCAAGGCACCGGCAGCCACGAACTCGTGGTCAGGGATGTCATAGTGCCCGAGGAATGGACCCTGATCCGTGGTGGCCCGGCGTCGCTCGACGCAGCGATCTACCGCTATCCGTCCGTGGCATTCGCCGCGCAGGTGCTTGCCATCGTCGGCATCGGCATTGCTCGCTCCGCGCTGGACGATGTCATCGCGATGGCCGGGAGCGGCCCCTCGATCACTAGAGCACCCGCTATGGCCGAGCGCGGCTACATCCAGCTGGAGATCGCCAGAGCCGAGGCCATGCTGCGCTCCGCCCGTTCCTTCTTCTATGAGGCCACCGAAGAGCTGTGGAACGAAGCGCTCAATGGCCCGGCAAATCCGACCACGGTGATGCTGATGCGGCTCGCTGCGACGAATGCCGCACGATGCAGCGCCGAAGTCGCCAAGATCGCCTGCGGTCTTGCCGGAGCCAGATCAGTCTACGCCACGCACAATCTAGCGCGGGCGATGTGCGACAGCTTTGTGGTAGCCCAGCACGCCTTTTTCAGCGAGGGAACGCTGCAGAGCGCGGGCCGGCTCCTGCTCGGGCTTCCCGCGCAACCAGTTTTTCCATGA
- a CDS encoding helix-turn-helix transcriptional regulator yields the protein MKARALVAWNVRRIRVDRGIPQEQLAYDAGIDRSYMGGLERQSENPTIDLLDRLAETLDVELSEFFVQPPKGAAPPKTLPKGRKPVRTKRKKRERA from the coding sequence ATGAAAGCTCGTGCGCTTGTTGCCTGGAATGTCCGCCGGATACGCGTTGATCGCGGCATTCCGCAAGAGCAATTGGCATACGATGCCGGGATCGATCGCTCATACATGGGCGGCCTTGAGCGACAATCGGAGAACCCGACGATTGATCTGCTCGATCGACTGGCCGAAACGCTAGATGTTGAACTATCGGAGTTCTTTGTTCAGCCACCCAAAGGAGCCGCGCCCCCCAAGACGCTACCTAAGGGTCGAAAGCCGGTCCGAACGAAGCGCAAGAAGCGGGAGAGGGCTTAG
- a CDS encoding class II aldolase/adducin family protein, which produces MTRDAPLSAIKDVVQERRIDLAAAYRLVHRLGLDDGIYTHISASLPDAPDRFLINPFGLRFDEVTASNLVTVDVEGNIVDDPLRLGINPAGFTIHSAIHSARKNAICVLHTHTIAGVAVSSLKEGLLPLNQWSLQFAERVAYHDYEGVALDLDERARLVADLGDKFVMVLRNHGMVTCGRSVAEAFKLMHNLERSCRAQLAIQATGAAIAPVTEGVARHTAQQYASLYDSIEVQGMADIEWAAFRRMLERTDPDFMN; this is translated from the coding sequence ATGACAAGAGACGCGCCGTTGTCCGCCATCAAGGACGTAGTGCAGGAGAGACGGATTGACCTGGCCGCAGCCTATCGGCTGGTACACCGGCTCGGGCTCGATGACGGCATCTACACCCACATCTCGGCCAGCCTTCCCGACGCTCCTGATCGGTTTTTGATCAATCCGTTCGGCTTGCGCTTCGACGAGGTGACCGCCTCCAACCTTGTCACGGTCGATGTCGAGGGCAACATTGTCGACGATCCCCTCCGGCTCGGCATCAATCCGGCCGGCTTCACCATTCATAGCGCGATCCACTCAGCGCGCAAAAATGCGATTTGCGTGCTGCACACCCACACGATCGCGGGCGTTGCAGTCTCATCGCTGAAGGAGGGTCTGTTGCCGCTCAATCAATGGTCATTGCAGTTCGCCGAACGTGTCGCCTATCATGATTACGAAGGAGTCGCGCTCGATCTCGATGAGCGCGCTCGTCTGGTCGCCGATCTCGGCGACAAGTTCGTGATGGTGTTGCGCAACCACGGCATGGTGACCTGCGGACGCTCGGTCGCCGAGGCCTTCAAATTGATGCACAATCTCGAGCGGTCCTGCCGCGCGCAGCTGGCGATCCAGGCTACGGGCGCCGCAATTGCGCCTGTCACCGAAGGAGTCGCCCGTCACACCGCCCAGCAATACGCCAGTCTTTACGACAGCATCGAAGTGCAGGGGATGGCTGATATCGAATGGGCTGCGTTCAGACGGATGCTGGAGCGGACTGATCCTGACTTCATGAACTAG